The Thunnus maccoyii chromosome 24, fThuMac1.1, whole genome shotgun sequence DNA window TCTGATTTTTCCCCTCCCTGTCTTTTTAATTTACTATAATCATCATTAgtactattatcattattattatatttctttatgtAATCTTGCTAGCCAGGTATTGTCTATTTGTGTCCCCTTGGCATGTATACGTGTTCTTTACCATATTTTTAGCTTGTCTCGCTCTGTATTTCTctgactgtatgtgtttgtgtgtctgtatgacTGACAGGCTATGTAATAGTCTGTTGACCTGAATTGTTCTTGTtctattcatgtttttaactaCAAAACCAAtacaaaagattttttaaaaaacacatgtaaagtAATTCTGTACTGCTGACGTTTTGTAAAAGCTGGTTTCAGAAATTGTATTAGCAAAGTCAGTTAATGTTTATCCTCTAATATCATTCAGTATtcaatattcattcattaaatgtttatctgttaAACAGGTTGATGaatcctgacctgagagtttccagtgtacagtgtggactctccagtccagcagacagtaGCTTAACTCCTGAATCTTGCAGGTTGTTATTACTCagatcaagctctctcagactagaaGACTGTGacctgagaactgaggacagagccacacagcttctctctgagaggttacagtcagtcagcctggagaggaaatgaaaaagggaaaaaaatggtcCTGTTGAAAAATAACAGGGTACTTAAATAATGATGGATAAATCCAACTATCTATGTACACACAAAGCTTTGTTGGAGGCTTTGACCACTGGTAGCAGCctcagaagagcctcctctgaagcagagtatttcttcaggtcaaacacgtccagatctttttctgatgacagtaagatgaagaccagggctgaccactgagcaggagacagtttatctgtggagagacttcctgatctcaggtactgttggatctcctccactaAAGAAtgatcattcagttcattcagagagtggaacagattgatgcttctctctgcagacagattctcactgatcttcttcttgatgtatTCGACTGTTTCCTGATCTGTGTGTGAGTTGTTTTCTGCCTGTGTCAGCAGGCCTTGTAAgagagtctgattggtctgcagagaaagacccaggaggaagcggaggaacaagtccaggtgtccatttggactctgtAAGGCCTCATTCACAGCACTCTGGTAGAAACATGTCGCTGCAGATTCTTGTCTAGTTTCAGACCTCTgggatgttgtttgttcttctgccagcagattgactccagagttgatgaatgtcagatggacatgaagagcagccagaaactcctgaacactcagatggacaaagcagaacaccttgtcctggtacagccctctctcctctttaaagacctgtgtgaacactcctgagtacaCTGAGGCTTGTCTGATATCAatgccacactctgtcaggtctgattcatagaagatcagattgcctttctgcagctgctcaaaagccagttttcccagagactcaaccatctttctgctctctggactccagtgtggatctgtctcagctcctccatcatacttAACATTCTTAAGTTTGGCctgaaccaccaggaagtggatgtacatctcagtcagggtcttgggcagcactcctccctctctgcttttcaacacatcctccagaactgtagtagtgatccagcagaagactgggatgtagcacatgatgtggaggcttcgtgatttcttgatgtgggagatgatggTGCTGGCCTGCTCCTCATTTCTGTATCgcttcctgaagtactcctccttctgtgggtcagtgaaccctctgacctctgtcaccatgccaacacactcaggagggatttgattggctgctgcaggtcgtgtggttatccagaggcgagcagagggaagcagttttcccctgatgaggtttgtcagcagcacatccactgaagTGGACTCTGTgacatcagtcaggatctcattgttgtggaagtccagaggaagtcgacactcatccagaccatcaaagatgaacacaacctggaactcttcaaacctgcagattcctgcttctttggtttcagtaaagaagtgatgaacaagttccaccaagctgtactttttctctttcagcacatttagctctctgaaagtgaatggaaatgtgaactgtatgtcctggttggctttgtcttcagcccagtccagggtgaacttctgtgttaagactgttttcccaatgccagccactccctttgttatcactgttctgattggttcatctcttccaggtgaggctttaaagatgtcttctttTCTGATTGCTGTTTCTGGTTTGTCTGGTTTCCTGGATgatgtttcaatctgtctgacctcatgttcatcattgacctctgcagtccctccctctgtgatgtagagctctgtgtagatctgattcagaagggttgggtttcctgctttaccaatcccctcaaacacacactggaacttcttcttcaggttagaCTTGAGTTCACGTTGACCAATTGAAACAGGAGTTTCTGAATGACCACACAAGAAATAGGATCAATAATTATTgataatcaataaagaaaatacataattatataatatataatttaaagaaTGCATATCTaaacatattttcctccatctcttgTGACATCAGTAAATATCTCATTCATCCAGAATGTTAAATCTTTATAGAAATCCTCTTACTGCTCTGCAGACggtcagccagctcctcctgcttcattctcctcaggaagtgcagtgtgatcttcagaaatgcctctctgctgctcctcctctgcttttcctcctcaccatccaacacctcctcatcctccctctgacTCTCTAAGCTTTCTGGGTAATCTGAATGCAGAAccttctgcatcttcttcagcTCATTCTTCACAAAAGTGACAATGttttcctccagcagctggaacagaataCTATATGAGTGACACAATCAAGCTAAATCATGAAGCAAACATCATATCTGAAGTAAAAGAAGTAGTTGTTGTACATGTACAGaccataaatatggagtccaggtgtgtttgatgctgctgggcagactgaccactgggaacctctgagctctcctGGTCCACTCTGTGGAGGAGTCATGAAGAAATGAGCTTACATTTTGTCTgtccacacagagacaaacacaagctgAAGGTACATCAAGTGATATTTGGATGTCAACAGAGAATCAGATGACTGCCTCTAATGGTAAAGCTTTATTAGTCCTACTGATCCCACTAAGAATCAACAGCTCAGTCTGTTCATCAGTCAGTTTGTTTTAGTCCCAACAGCTCTCATCAACCCTTCATAgagctctccctccctcactgtaGTGCTGCTGACGTACCCTGGAGCAAGGCAGGTAGAGCCAGTGTGTGGGCATCTCCCAGTACAACCAGTACCCTGATATTCACTTACTTTTTCTGAGAAGAATGTTGATTTTTGAAGAGTAATGGTGAATGTATTGACTCGTCGCTCTTgaaggacacacagctgggttcaggttTGTCCAGCTTCCTCCTGATAGAAACACAAGATGAATTCTGGTCAGCACCCAGAACACTGAGACCATTACCTGTTAGTGATACTAACGGTTCTGCTGCGGTTATTTGATGTGGCTAACACACTGCTTCCTTTAGCTCATCTTGCCAGTGACTAATATTAACAGTGTAATCTGAAAGTGACAAGAAGCCAAGCTGACCACAGCTGCTGGTCTCTGAGAAGGAAACTACCAACTTTTAATGAGCTTACAGTGAAGTCACTGCCTGTAAGCACTCACTTAAAGCTGAGGACAGAGCAGGAAGTCACAACAGCAGTTGCTGATATTATAAAGTCACCTGGGCTCCGTTCTTCATACCTGAATAATGTAAGTTAAAAGTCATCCAGATCACAATATTGACAATTTGACATCAGTCTGGATTTTTTTGGTTCTTTGAAGTGGTCTTAAAATTAATCTGGaactgttgtcatagcaacaagtCCTTAAACCAAAACCTACTATAGTACATGTTATTGATAGTCAGTTGATCAGGACCGATTTACTCTGAACCCCAAACATGAACTCATGTTCAGATACATGTCTCACTTTCTCAGATTTATAATGAAAGAATGTTGgtataattatgattttagatGAGAACATGCAGATTATTGACAATTATTACAATTTATTGTTGTAATtatcaaaatttaattttataatgaaGAGTTATGTATACTCATGAgtgataaaatatataactgaATATAAGTTTGTGCACTAAAAAGGAATTTAAATTTAGTTTGAGACTGAGCAAAAAGACATAAACTCACTTTAAAGATTCTGACTGTTAAAGGACCAACAGAGCAGAACATGTGACATTTAATCTGACATTTGAACTGCAGAACTCACTTTGCAAAAAGTGGTTAATGCAATTAAACATACTTTCTTAAGTTTCTAAAAGTTTTCATTGTGTGTGGTGAACGTgtagaaaaaatagaaacattgTGGAGCTCAGTGTCATAAAATGACAGCgggggcctgtttcagaaagaagGCTTAATAAACTCTGAGtctaaccctgaactctgagttgatgaaccTGAGAtgggaaactcagagttttcagtCTTAGGAGAGTTtgttcaatcaactctgagtatgttcactctgaGCTCTGATACTACAATTtatggcaacaggtaaataaaaggcagagcctccattttaacACAGTAGACATggagatattaatgcatgtgtatgcatatggtgcacatttatctttaaaaaaataagggCCTAAGTTAAAGCAGGtaaaagtgtcaataagttaacacaatgaagttttattcagtgttgtccattaattcaacatttaccagacttacatttccttaacaaggataaagtggaatctgattgtgtatcaggctgcagtTACGTTACATTTTAagtatatttgttcagcttttaTCTGACGGAAAAACCACAGgaggcagcaactgaagatgaaaaatttagtgaaagatttaaaacataagtggatcaaagacacagagacatgactgtagctcacagtctgataagtaataatgtgtttggtgatttgcacttgaaaaggtGTCAGGgttaaaatacagtagattttaaatgttcagaCATATTCGTATTTTGACTCAACAGCATTAAGTGATCCTactcactcagaaatattaacatttaatctccaatattataggaataatGTTCCATCAGTGTGACCAATAACATCATGagtgatagagataattattaattgatcccatgtgtctaaagcttcatactgacattttacatttaaactgagattacacattatgtgcaataaagatttcagtgcaggagctgctctaacaaactgacagacgTCTTGTGTGCAGAGTCACAGtttataacagaaggacatgcagaggttttattctgagctgaggctGAATTCACGCTGTGTCATATTTGAACATGAGAGCAAAAACCGCTGTTCAATGAAATGACTGATGCGCATAAAAGGGGTAACTTTAGGAAGTCCTGAGTAACTAAACTAATACCCAACTAGGATTTTGATTCTGACAGAGACAGTAAACCTCCGCTAATTAATGTGCTTGGATACAAGCTTTGAAACGGACTGAACAAATGAGGAAATTAAACAATGTGTCTGGCTCTGTAAgaggaaggagacagagagaaaatcagggtttgttgaagaaaacctggCAGTGAACAGGTTAGCTTCACAGAGTCAGTTACCGCAGTAACTGACCCTGAGTTTAAGTTAGCTctctttctgaaactgaaaacccagagtttcctTCATCTCAGGGTGAACAAACGCAGAGTTTTCACTAATCCAGCTTTCTGAAACAGGGCCCAGGAACACAGAAAATCTGACTCATGCCTTTGAAGCTGTTGCCCCAGTGCATGGTGGGAGGGTTCCCAACACACCGgccaaccggtcaaagcagatggccgcccacctagagtctggttctgcttgaggtttcttcctattaaaagggagtttttccttagcgctgtcaccaagtgctgctcatgggggaattatGGGGTCTCTGCAAAGTAAAGAGTTGGTCTAGACctactctatgtgaaaagtgccctgagatgacttttgtggTGATTTGacactatataaataatattaattgaATTTAACAATAGTCACATGATCAGCACTCAGCCATATGAATGCTGATCACTGTTTTAACCCTCTGCTCATTCTGCCTTCATTATTCAAGATAACTTCATCCATGGATTGGTAATCAATCCTCAAACTGCCTCAGAGAACCAAATTATCTGAGTGAGAGTTAACAGGATTGTTTTAGCCTGatagcagcatgttagcatgttagcctgGATTAGTTAAACCACATCTGAAGAACAAGACCCCGATCAACACTTACTCTTTCTGTGAAGAATGTTGATTTTTGAAGGCTAACGGTGAATGCATCGATTTGTCGCTCTTcaaggacacacagctgggttcaggttcaggttcaggttcaggagGGTCTGGTCTAT harbors:
- the LOC121891678 gene encoding protein NLRC3-like, with amino-acid sequence MDQCEDREEGVPPSKSSMCGEHDSQTKAQRTRRQHRPDPPEPEPEPEPSCVSLKSDKSMHSPLAFKNQHSSQKERKLDKPEPSCVSFKSDESIHSPLLFKNQHSSQKKVDQESSEVPSGQSAQQHQTHLDSIFMLLEENIVTFVKNELKKMQKVLHSDYPESLESQREDEEVLDGEEEKQRRSSREAFLKITLHFLRRMKQEELADRLQSKTPVSIGQRELKSNLKKKFQCVFEGIGKAGNPTLLNQIYTELYITEGGTAEVNDEHEVRQIETSSRKPDKPETAIRKEDIFKASPGRDEPIRTVITKGVAGIGKTVLTQKFTLDWAEDKANQDIQFTFPFTFRELNVLKEKKYSLVELVHHFFTETKEAGICRFEEFQVVFIFDGLDECRLPLDFHNNEILTDVTESTSVDVLLTNLIRGKLLPSARLWITTRPAAANQIPPECVGMVTEVRGFTDPQKEEYFRKRYRNEEQASTIISHIKKSRSLHIMCYIPVFCWITTTVLEDVLKSREGGVLPKTLTEMYIHFLVVQAKLKNVKYDGGAETDPHWSPESRKMVESLGKLAFEQLQKGNLIFYESDLTECGIDIRQASVYSGVFTQVFKEERGLYQDKVFCFVHLSVQEFLAALHVHLTFINSGVNLLAEEQTTSQRSETRQESAATCFYQSAVNEALQSPNGHLDLFLRFLLGLSLQTNQTLLQGLLTQAENNSHTDQETVEYIKKKISENLSAERSINLFHSLNELNDHSLVEEIQQYLRSGSLSTDKLSPAQWSALVFILLSSEKDLDVFDLKKYSASEEALLRLLPVVKASNKALLTDCNLSERSCVALSSVLRSQSSSLRELDLSNNNLQDSGVKLLSAGLESPHCTLETLSLSGCLITEEGCVSLASALSSNPSHLRELDLSYNHPGASGEELVSAGLEDPHWRLDILRLQPAEVRWLTPGLRKYSCELTLDPNTAHTKLKLSDNNMKVTRVEEDQSYPDHPDRFNCRPQLLCRNVLTGRCYWEVEWRGWVYISVCYRGINRRGYSYDCGFGGNDQSWSLICHDNGYSVRHNNRETVISSSSSSSVSNRIAVYVDCPTGTLSFYRVSSDTLIHLHTFNTTFTQPLYAGFGFGLWSHGWPGSSVTLCSLEEGESPPLKETV